Proteins from a single region of Chryseobacterium sp. W4I1:
- a CDS encoding T9SS type A sorting domain-containing protein: protein MLNPTKTPSNEELLAGAQDNGSWWLYGVPPANGFLTSQAATGGDGMYTEYDDQDNYEISSYTNNNHYLLTNSANYIIKSASDRNLGHFVNELALDRINDVFFSYRSGLTIFRANGLSSTATTATLTNTQMTVGTAQSGEQVSWLKVSPYTTASTTLFVGTNLGRIFKITNANTTSYVSTAITSPATGTISDIEFGANENEILATLSNYNVVSVFYSADGGATWQNKEGNLPDMPVRTILRNPDNANEVLVGTEMGVWGTMNFLAATPSWASVTGNIGNIRITNLDYRPSTKTVLVSTYGRGAWTTQNTNTTLATIDTQSKKDMYRLYPNPSKGISHLRFDTAKYSSVDITIVDSSGRLIYNKKNVKSDEEFGQKLTPGNYILKAESKGETVYSGNFLVLGRIGGDDD from the coding sequence TGAAGAATTATTAGCCGGGGCGCAGGATAATGGTTCATGGTGGCTGTATGGGGTGCCTCCTGCCAATGGTTTCCTTACCAGCCAGGCTGCGACAGGAGGAGATGGAATGTATACGGAATATGATGATCAAGATAATTATGAGATTTCGAGCTATACTAATAATAACCATTATTTATTGACTAACAGTGCTAATTATATTATAAAATCTGCTTCTGATAGAAACTTAGGACATTTTGTGAATGAGCTGGCATTAGACAGAATAAATGATGTATTCTTTTCTTATCGTTCTGGACTTACAATTTTTAGAGCAAATGGCCTGTCTTCCACTGCTACAACTGCAACATTGACAAATACTCAGATGACCGTAGGAACAGCACAATCTGGTGAGCAAGTTTCGTGGTTGAAAGTTTCTCCTTATACAACAGCTTCTACTACACTTTTTGTAGGAACCAACTTAGGAAGAATCTTTAAAATCACTAATGCAAATACCACCTCGTATGTTTCTACAGCCATCACATCCCCTGCAACAGGAACAATTTCTGATATAGAATTTGGAGCTAATGAAAATGAAATTCTTGCTACATTATCGAATTATAATGTAGTGAGTGTATTTTATTCTGCAGACGGAGGAGCTACATGGCAAAATAAAGAAGGAAACCTTCCGGACATGCCTGTGAGAACCATTTTACGAAATCCTGATAATGCTAATGAAGTATTGGTAGGCACAGAAATGGGAGTTTGGGGAACCATGAATTTCCTTGCTGCAACGCCTAGCTGGGCTTCAGTAACAGGAAATATAGGAAATATTAGAATTACCAATTTAGATTATAGACCTTCTACCAAGACCGTATTGGTTTCCACTTATGGAAGAGGAGCCTGGACAACACAGAATACCAATACTACTTTGGCAACAATAGATACCCAATCTAAAAAAGACATGTATAGACTATATCCTAACCCTTCAAAAGGAATCTCGCATCTGAGATTTGATACGGCTAAATACAGCAGTGTGGATATAACGATTGTTGATAGCTCAGGAAGATTGATCTACAACAAGAAAAATGTGAAGTCTGATGAAGAATTCGGACAAAAACTAACCCCTGGAAATTATATACTGAAAGCTGAGTCTAAAGGCGAAACAGTATATAGTGGTAACTTCCTGGTATTGGGACGCATAGGAGGTGATGATGATTAA